Proteins from a genomic interval of Nostoc sp. TCL240-02:
- a CDS encoding site-2 protease family protein, producing the protein MFTLSETSILAAILLVALGILGWGFYRARPFGKLGILAWLQSVVLMTPWLLFFGLFAAGIYINIAGILFLMVTSAGLYVYLGRQLRAAGQDAILKQRATEKLAADSLLEANSPQPTVGELKPEIPPIPEEDLNAIKGIFGIDTFFATETIAYQDGAIFKGNLRGEPEEVHNRLTASLQQRLGEQYRLFLVENTDGKPVVIVLPSRNDPRPMLLSQKAFAGILLIATIATNLEAAGLLLNFDFFGNPGRFQEALPIGTGIFAILVAHEIGHWLLAKRHQIRLSWPFFLPAVQIGSFGAITRFESLLPNRKVLFDIALAGPAAGGIVSLVMLVTGLLLSHSGSLFQLPNQFFQGSILVGSLARVVLGSALQSSLVSVHPLVIIGWLGLIITALNLMPAGQLDGGRVVQAIYGRKTAGRATIATLILLALVSLGNMIAMYWAIVIFFLQRDQERPSLNEITEPDDARAALGLLALFLMITTLLPLTPGLAGRLGIG; encoded by the coding sequence GGTGTTGATGACTCCCTGGCTCCTGTTTTTTGGATTGTTTGCCGCAGGGATTTACATCAATATAGCGGGTATATTGTTCTTAATGGTGACATCCGCCGGATTGTACGTCTACTTGGGCAGACAGTTACGCGCAGCTGGGCAAGATGCCATCCTCAAACAACGTGCAACAGAAAAACTCGCTGCTGATTCCTTACTTGAAGCCAATTCTCCACAACCAACAGTAGGAGAACTGAAACCAGAGATTCCGCCGATACCCGAAGAGGACTTGAATGCAATTAAAGGTATCTTTGGTATCGATACGTTTTTTGCCACAGAAACCATTGCCTATCAAGATGGAGCTATTTTCAAAGGCAATTTGCGGGGAGAACCAGAAGAAGTTCACAACCGTCTAACTGCAAGTTTGCAGCAACGCCTTGGCGAGCAATATCGCCTGTTTTTAGTGGAAAACACTGATGGCAAACCAGTAGTAATTGTCCTACCGAGTCGCAATGATCCCCGACCGATGTTGTTATCGCAAAAAGCTTTTGCAGGCATTTTGTTGATAGCAACCATTGCCACAAATCTAGAAGCTGCGGGATTACTGCTGAATTTTGATTTCTTTGGCAATCCAGGGCGATTTCAAGAAGCTTTGCCTATAGGTACTGGGATATTTGCGATTTTAGTGGCTCACGAAATAGGTCATTGGTTACTTGCTAAACGCCACCAAATCCGTCTTAGCTGGCCTTTCTTTCTACCCGCAGTGCAAATTGGTTCCTTTGGGGCAATTACCCGCTTTGAATCTCTGTTACCCAACCGCAAGGTATTATTTGATATTGCCTTAGCAGGGCCAGCCGCAGGTGGTATCGTTTCTTTGGTAATGCTGGTGACAGGCTTACTACTTTCTCACTCAGGTAGTTTATTTCAATTGCCAAATCAGTTTTTCCAAGGGTCGATTTTGGTAGGAAGTTTGGCGCGAGTTGTCTTGGGTTCGGCGTTGCAGTCATCTCTGGTAAGTGTTCATCCCCTAGTGATAATTGGTTGGTTGGGGTTAATTATTACCGCTTTGAACTTAATGCCCGCAGGACAACTAGATGGTGGGCGTGTTGTTCAGGCGATTTATGGACGCAAAACCGCAGGACGCGCTACGATCGCAACTCTAATTTTACTGGCGTTAGTGTCTCTAGGTAATATGATTGCCATGTACTGGGCGATCGTGATTTTCTTCTTGCAACGAGATCAAGAACGCCCCAGCTTGAATGAAATCACTGAACCCGATGATGCTAGAGCCGCTTTGGGGCTTTTGGCTCTATTCTTAATGATTACTACACTCTTACCTCTAACTCCCGGCTTGGCTGGGCGTTTGGGAATAGGATAG
- a CDS encoding transposase family protein: MNASGGGRPEKLSTDEQVCLCLFYLRQMPTFLVLGMLFEVSKTEANDTFHYWIPILRDILPASLLEQVSNNESDLLFVQEILTNFRLLVDSLEQPIYRDSDQKEQQKYFSGKKRQHTLKSLMIGIPEGKDIVEVEIGVPGPTADIKLFRQSQHKFDKSQLFSGDKGFQGGENITTPHKRKPKRELTQQQKDENKALSNNRIFIEHLIRLLKIFRIASQRFRLKLDTYEQIIFTVCGLVRLRIGSLILPT; this comes from the coding sequence ATGAATGCATCTGGTGGTGGTCGTCCCGAAAAGTTATCAACCGACGAACAAGTATGTTTGTGCTTATTTTATCTAAGACAGATGCCAACTTTTCTTGTATTAGGAATGTTATTTGAGGTATCGAAGACAGAGGCTAACGATACTTTTCATTACTGGATACCAATCCTGCGAGACATTTTACCCGCTAGTTTATTAGAACAAGTATCAAATAATGAGAGTGATTTACTATTTGTTCAAGAAATATTAACCAATTTTCGGCTATTAGTCGATAGTCTAGAACAACCAATATATAGGGATTCCGACCAAAAGGAACAACAAAAATATTTTTCTGGTAAGAAGAGGCAACATACATTAAAAAGTTTAATGATTGGGATACCAGAAGGTAAGGATATTGTAGAAGTAGAGATAGGCGTTCCTGGGCCAACAGCAGATATAAAATTGTTTCGTCAATCTCAGCACAAATTTGATAAATCTCAACTTTTTTCAGGTGATAAAGGGTTTCAAGGTGGCGAAAACATCACTACTCCTCATAAAAGAAAACCGAAGCGAGAATTAACTCAACAGCAAAAAGATGAAAACAAGGCTTTATCTAATAATCGAATATTCATTGAACATTTAATTCGATTACTTAAAATATTTCGCATAGCTTCACAAAGATTTCGATTAAAGCTCGATACTTATGAACAAATTATTTTCACAGTATGTGGATTGGTTAGATTAAGAATAGGTAGCTTAATTTTGCCAACTTAA
- a CDS encoding DUF1818 family protein, translated as MERVVKTGFGWRIGWNPHAPEFKGLVGTDDWAIELTEAELNDFCRLLGQLADTMKQLATELMEEEKIACEAESDLLWMEVEGYPHDYSLCFILNTGRCVEGKWSASAVPDLLQAAGMLKVF; from the coding sequence ATGGAACGCGTTGTAAAAACCGGATTTGGTTGGCGTATTGGCTGGAATCCCCATGCACCTGAATTTAAAGGTTTAGTCGGTACAGATGATTGGGCAATTGAGTTAACCGAAGCCGAGTTGAATGATTTTTGCCGTCTACTAGGACAGTTAGCAGACACCATGAAGCAACTCGCAACGGAATTAATGGAAGAGGAAAAAATTGCTTGTGAAGCCGAAAGCGATTTATTATGGATGGAGGTAGAAGGCTATCCTCATGATTACAGTCTGTGCTTCATTTTGAATACAGGTCGATGTGTAGAGGGTAAATGGAGTGCTTCTGCTGTTCCAGATTTACTGCAAGCTGCTGGAATGCTTAAAGTTTTTTAA
- a CDS encoding DNA-directed RNA polymerase subunit omega, with protein MLKRSKFETTQSQIMHRAEELISAASNRYRITVQVANRAKRRRYEDFENNEDAMMKPVLRAIIEMSDELTQPEIIGEL; from the coding sequence ATGCTAAAGCGTTCTAAGTTCGAGACAACTCAGTCTCAGATTATGCACCGAGCTGAGGAACTGATTAGTGCAGCCTCAAATCGTTACCGCATTACGGTTCAGGTGGCCAATCGTGCTAAACGTCGGCGTTATGAAGATTTTGAAAATAACGAAGATGCGATGATGAAGCCAGTGCTAAGAGCAATTATCGAAATGTCCGATGAATTGACTCAACCAGAGATTATTGGCGAACTATAA
- a CDS encoding fasciclin domain-containing protein, with protein MADLVETAINAGNFNTLVKAAQAANLIETLKSPGSLTLFAPTDEAFAKLPEGTLDSLLKDIPKLQKIVAYHVASGDVRSDDLVQIDEAQTLEGSIVAIESADGKIKVNNANVLKTDILTDNGVIHIIDEVLMPAMVAGR; from the coding sequence ATGGCTGACCTTGTGGAAACTGCTATCAATGCGGGAAACTTCAATACCCTGGTGAAAGCTGCTCAAGCTGCAAATCTCATAGAAACTCTAAAGAGTCCTGGTTCTTTGACACTATTTGCACCAACTGACGAAGCTTTTGCCAAGCTGCCAGAAGGAACTTTAGATTCCCTACTAAAAGACATTCCCAAGCTCCAGAAAATTGTGGCATATCATGTCGCTAGTGGGGATGTTCGGTCTGACGATTTGGTACAAATTGATGAGGCACAGACGCTTGAGGGGTCAATTGTAGCCATTGAATCTGCCGATGGCAAAATTAAGGTGAATAACGCCAATGTCCTCAAAACAGACATTTTGACAGACAATGGCGTGATCCATATTATTGATGAGGTATTGATGCCTGCAATGGTGGCAGGGAGATAA
- a CDS encoding glycoside hydrolase family 13 protein, which yields MQIQTPDWVKHAVFYQIFPDRFARSKQQRKRLLHQARWEDWDAMPTLQGYKGGDLWGIMEDLDYIQDLGINAIYFTPIFQSASNHRYHTHDYYQVDPMLGGNEAFKELLDAAHQRNIKVVLDGVFNHSSRGFFFFHDVLENGPHSPWVNWFKIEGWPLAPYTGDFPANYIGWAGNRALPEFNHDNPEVREYIMEIAEYWIKFGIDGWRLDVPFEIKTPGFWQEFRDRTKAINPEAYIVGEVWGDSRQWLDGTQFDGVMNYLFAGPTIAFAAGDRVVLEQVQSRDYQPYPPLFAAEYATKIQEVLQLYPWEIQLTQLNLLASHDTARLMTIAGGDIASVELSTLLLLTFPGAPSIYYGDEVGLPGGIDPDSRRGFPLEANWNREIFNTHRQLIALRQTYPALRTGDYQVLYAQGQLYIFARTLGTEELIIAVNAGTSSATANADVVSLRTQPNKLLYGTAEVEWNAEQLLLTLPPRSGCILGTGD from the coding sequence ATGCAAATTCAAACACCAGACTGGGTAAAGCACGCGGTTTTCTACCAAATTTTCCCAGATCGTTTTGCCAGAAGCAAACAACAACGCAAACGGTTGTTGCACCAAGCCCGTTGGGAAGATTGGGACGCTATGCCTACACTCCAAGGTTATAAAGGCGGCGATTTATGGGGCATCATGGAGGATTTAGACTACATCCAAGATTTGGGGATTAACGCGATTTATTTCACACCTATCTTTCAATCCGCCAGTAATCACCGCTATCATACCCACGATTATTACCAAGTTGACCCGATGTTGGGAGGCAACGAAGCTTTTAAAGAATTGCTTGATGCAGCCCATCAACGGAATATCAAAGTCGTTCTAGATGGCGTGTTTAACCATTCCAGCCGTGGTTTTTTCTTCTTCCATGACGTTTTAGAAAATGGTCCCCATTCGCCTTGGGTGAATTGGTTCAAAATTGAAGGCTGGCCTCTAGCACCGTACACTGGTGATTTCCCTGCAAACTACATAGGTTGGGCGGGAAATCGCGCCTTGCCAGAATTTAACCACGACAATCCAGAAGTACGAGAATACATTATGGAAATTGCCGAATATTGGATTAAATTCGGCATCGACGGTTGGCGATTGGATGTACCATTTGAAATAAAGACTCCGGGTTTTTGGCAAGAATTCCGCGATCGCACTAAAGCCATCAATCCTGAAGCCTATATTGTGGGTGAAGTGTGGGGAGATTCCCGCCAATGGTTGGATGGAACGCAATTTGATGGCGTGATGAATTATTTATTTGCTGGGCCGACAATTGCCTTTGCAGCTGGCGATCGCGTAGTCTTAGAACAAGTCCAAAGCCGCGACTATCAACCCTATCCACCCTTATTTGCTGCCGAGTACGCCACCAAAATCCAAGAAGTACTGCAACTTTATCCTTGGGAAATTCAGCTAACTCAACTCAATTTGTTAGCAAGTCACGATACAGCCCGATTGATGACCATTGCAGGCGGTGATATAGCGAGTGTAGAATTATCGACTCTACTTTTACTAACCTTTCCTGGTGCCCCTAGTATTTACTATGGTGATGAAGTTGGCTTACCTGGTGGTATAGATCCAGATTCACGGCGTGGCTTTCCTTTAGAGGCTAACTGGAATCGAGAAATTTTCAACACTCATCGTCAATTAATTGCCCTCCGCCAAACTTACCCAGCCTTGCGTACAGGTGATTACCAAGTTTTATATGCTCAAGGACAACTTTATATTTTTGCACGAACTTTAGGGACAGAAGAATTGATAATTGCCGTCAACGCTGGCACAAGTTCGGCAACAGCCAATGCAGATGTTGTCAGTTTGCGTACTCAACCCAACAAGCTGCTATACGGTACTGCCGAAGTTGAATGGAATGCTGAACAGTTGTTATTAACTCTTCCCCCACGCAGTGGCTGCATCCTGGGGACTGGGGACTAG
- a CDS encoding S8 family peptidase: MRHEKLSPGLLLAFQDYQNEGDKALVTHKRSLGIIAHKSPVKPTKSVVFIYCDPDADLSYLSQYNIEVNQNSGSVRTAFLPIESLDVLSEEDVIQRIKPSRKLHLRMDTAMGAVKLPEFQNKTGLTGKGVIIGIVDSGIDPKHPAFAGRILHIWDQTLPGPGVTEGGYGAEFTGAQLTISQDTGGHGTHVAGIAVGADASYSGVAPEAELVVVRSDLQDAHIADGVRYIFRIARELGRAAVVNLSLGGHADAHDGSDSLSKVIDAETGPGKIVCCAAGNEGNDNIHGQATIPSGRTRGMRFNVPLNQIGIVWLNAWYSKDSELEVSVRSPNGFVTPFQKIITDGNAAQDYQLPDARVQLATPAPDKANGDHNFFVQIRGIGPSPVMGGVWQLRVRNSSATDTRLDVWTLDDTSSVFFTGKSVKDALKIGSPGAASSAITVAAYTTKTKYTDIDNQVREMGLELHTISEFSSEGPLRNDGHKPDVAAPGAMIISTLSADANFDRSSMINSKFVVQAGTSMATPFVSGLVALLLQRDPNLDPTAVKDLLRKNSAIPGKPAGTFDEKWGYGVINALNL, encoded by the coding sequence ATGAGACACGAAAAACTTTCTCCCGGACTACTGTTGGCATTTCAAGACTATCAAAATGAGGGAGATAAAGCTTTAGTTACACACAAGCGATCGCTTGGCATCATTGCCCACAAAAGCCCAGTCAAGCCAACAAAGAGCGTCGTTTTTATCTATTGCGATCCTGATGCAGACTTGAGTTACCTATCACAATATAACATTGAAGTCAATCAAAACTCTGGGAGTGTGCGGACGGCTTTTTTACCGATAGAAAGTTTAGATGTCTTGTCTGAAGAAGATGTTATCCAACGCATCAAACCATCACGCAAACTTCATTTGAGGATGGATACTGCAATGGGAGCAGTCAAACTCCCGGAGTTCCAGAACAAAACTGGACTAACTGGTAAAGGAGTAATCATCGGCATTGTAGACAGTGGCATTGATCCGAAACACCCCGCTTTTGCTGGACGAATTTTACACATTTGGGATCAAACACTGCCAGGTCCAGGAGTAACAGAGGGTGGCTATGGGGCGGAATTTACGGGAGCGCAACTGACAATTTCTCAGGATACTGGTGGTCATGGTACTCACGTTGCGGGCATTGCTGTCGGTGCTGATGCTAGCTATAGCGGTGTAGCGCCAGAAGCGGAATTAGTTGTGGTCAGATCAGATTTACAGGATGCCCATATTGCTGATGGTGTGCGTTATATTTTCCGAATTGCTAGAGAGTTAGGACGCGCAGCCGTGGTGAATCTCAGCTTGGGTGGACACGCTGATGCTCATGATGGTAGTGATTCCTTATCCAAAGTTATTGATGCGGAAACTGGCCCTGGAAAAATAGTTTGCTGTGCTGCCGGTAACGAAGGAAACGATAACATTCATGGACAAGCGACAATACCCAGTGGACGCACTCGTGGTATGCGCTTTAATGTTCCTTTGAATCAAATAGGCATAGTTTGGTTAAATGCTTGGTATTCCAAAGACAGCGAATTAGAAGTGTCTGTGCGGAGTCCTAACGGTTTTGTCACCCCATTCCAAAAAATAATTACTGACGGTAATGCCGCACAAGATTACCAGTTACCAGATGCAAGGGTGCAATTAGCGACACCAGCGCCAGATAAAGCCAATGGCGACCATAATTTCTTTGTACAAATCCGGGGTATTGGCCCCTCGCCAGTTATGGGAGGTGTTTGGCAACTGCGAGTTCGCAACAGTTCTGCAACTGACACACGTTTAGATGTATGGACATTAGATGACACTTCGTCAGTATTCTTTACTGGTAAAAGTGTCAAAGATGCGCTAAAAATTGGTTCCCCAGGAGCCGCCAGCAGTGCAATTACAGTTGCCGCCTATACTACTAAAACCAAGTACACAGATATTGATAACCAAGTGCGAGAAATGGGCTTAGAATTGCACACTATTTCGGAATTCAGTAGTGAAGGTCCACTCCGAAATGATGGACATAAGCCGGATGTAGCAGCACCAGGAGCAATGATTATTTCCACACTTTCTGCCGATGCAAATTTTGACCGTTCATCGATGATTAATTCCAAGTTTGTGGTACAGGCTGGTACGAGTATGGCGACACCATTTGTTAGTGGGTTAGTAGCATTATTATTGCAGCGAGATCCCAATCTCGATCCGACTGCTGTGAAAGACTTGCTACGTAAAAATAGTGCAATTCCTGGAAAACCCGCAGGGACATTTGATGAAAAATGGGGTTATGGAGTGATTAACGCTTTAAATCTGTAA
- the gshA gene encoding glutamate--cysteine ligase, with the protein MVLLKGFEIEMYTGTPQGEIVGLSDKIIAALDGFMREPDSRNVEYITQPSHNYENLLCALLRPRRELRNYLNHLGDYTLIPGSTLSLGGSDRFRRSDPANPYHDYIENTYGTKVVTASVHINIGISDPEVLMRACRVIRMEAPLFLALSASSPFLDGKTTGYHSTRWGLFPQTPSHVPLFASHTDHIQWVEDQLVAGTMQNVRHLWTSVRPNGDRRPYDLNRLELRICDLVIDPIALLAITALLEARLLQVIENPNIDPLTQSTFSNEELVTLTAENEAAAAADSLDAHLRHWQDGRSILARDWITQMYQDVWAIAKQRGFSCFLSPLHKILREGNEAQQWLQLHTVGFDSQRVITQAILATQEREIELEDKLCSSLLA; encoded by the coding sequence GTGGTCTTATTAAAAGGCTTTGAGATCGAGATGTATACTGGCACACCTCAAGGTGAAATCGTCGGTCTCTCCGACAAAATTATTGCAGCCTTGGATGGATTTATGCGGGAGCCAGATAGCCGCAATGTCGAATACATAACCCAACCATCCCATAATTACGAAAATTTATTGTGTGCCTTGCTGCGTCCTCGGCGGGAGTTGCGAAACTACCTCAATCACTTGGGCGATTACACCTTGATACCGGGAAGTACTTTATCGTTGGGTGGCAGCGATCGCTTTCGGCGTTCCGATCCAGCAAATCCCTATCATGACTACATTGAGAACACCTACGGTACAAAAGTAGTCACCGCCAGCGTCCACATTAATATAGGCATCAGCGATCCAGAAGTATTAATGCGGGCGTGTCGGGTGATCCGTATGGAAGCACCTCTATTTCTTGCCCTCAGCGCCTCATCTCCCTTCCTAGATGGCAAAACTACTGGCTATCACTCCACTCGCTGGGGCCTATTTCCGCAAACGCCTAGCCATGTACCTTTATTTGCCAGCCACACCGATCATATCCAGTGGGTGGAAGATCAACTCGTTGCCGGAACCATGCAAAATGTTCGGCATTTGTGGACATCGGTGCGACCAAATGGCGATCGCCGCCCTTATGATCTAAATCGCCTAGAACTACGAATTTGCGATTTAGTCATAGATCCCATTGCCTTACTAGCCATTACTGCCTTATTAGAAGCGCGTTTATTGCAAGTAATCGAAAATCCCAACATCGATCCTTTAACTCAAAGTACTTTCTCTAACGAAGAACTCGTCACCCTGACTGCTGAAAACGAAGCGGCGGCGGCGGCTGATAGTCTCGATGCTCATTTGAGGCATTGGCAAGATGGTAGAAGCATCCTAGCCAGAGATTGGATTACCCAAATGTACCAAGATGTTTGGGCGATCGCTAAACAACGAGGCTTTAGCTGTTTCCTTTCCCCATTGCACAAAATTCTCCGCGAAGGCAATGAAGCTCAACAGTGGTTGCAGTTACACACAGTCGGTTTTGACAGCCAGCGCGTCATCACTCAGGCTATTCTCGCCACCCAAGAACGCGAAATCGAACTCGAAGACAAATTGTGTTCGTCCCTACTAGCTTAA